The DNA segment CCGAAGACTAAGCGGAATCGATGGCACCGGCTTCAAACCTTCATTGGTTTGAAGCCGGATTGCCGGGCCGAAATACCTCCCCCCCATTCCGCCTACCAGCCCGGTAAACTCCCGATTGGATTTACAAACCCCTTGTCACAAACCTTAGCGGTTCTTTTACAAATAAAACCGATTTAACCCCTCTTATTTTTTCCCGAAAAAAACGCGATAATAAGCAATTGATATACCAATCATTTAACAAACCATGACACTCTCCGAAATCGCCACCGAAGGCGGCAGACGCCGCACCTTTGCCATCATTTCCCACCCAGACGCCGGTAAAACCACCATCACCGAAAAACTGCTGCTGTTCGGCGGCGCGATTCAGCTGGCCGGTTCGGTCAAGGGCCGCAAGGCTGCGCGCCATGCCACGTCCGACTGGATGGAAATGGAAAAGGAACGGGGAATTTCGGTCACCACCTCGGTGATGCAGTTCGAGCACAACGATTGCATCATCAACCTGCTGGACACGCCGGGCCACGAAGACTTCTCCGAGGACACCTACCGCACCCTGACCGCCGTCGATTCGGCGTTGATGGTGATCGACGTCGCCAAGGGCGTCGAGGATAGAACCATCAAATTGATGGAAGTCTGCCGCTTGCGCGACACCCCTATCCTGACCTTCATCAACAAGCTGGACCGCGAGGGCCGCGAACCGATCGAGCTCTTGGACGAGGTCGAAAGCGTGCTGAAAATCGAATGCGCGCCGATGACTTGGCCGATCGGCATGGGCAAGCGTTTCAAGGGCGTCTATCAATTGTATAAAGACGAGATATTGTTATTCAGCCCGCACCACGGCGGCCGCATCGCCAAGGCCGAAATCGTCAAGGGCTTGAACAACCCCCACCTGGATGAGCTACTGGGCTATCAGGCTGAGGAACTGCGCGAGGAAATCGAACTGGTCAAGGGCGCCAGCCACGAATTCGACCATGGCAAATATCTGCGCGGCGAACAAACGCCGGTGTTTTTCGGCTCGGCAATCAACAACTTCGGCATCATCGAATTGCTTGATGCCTTTGCCGAATACGCGCCCGGCCCGAGGCCCCGCAAGGCCGAACAG comes from the Methylomonas sp. LL1 genome and includes:
- a CDS encoding peptide chain release factor 3, which translates into the protein MTLSEIATEGGRRRTFAIISHPDAGKTTITEKLLLFGGAIQLAGSVKGRKAARHATSDWMEMEKERGISVTTSVMQFEHNDCIINLLDTPGHEDFSEDTYRTLTAVDSALMVIDVAKGVEDRTIKLMEVCRLRDTPILTFINKLDREGREPIELLDEVESVLKIECAPMTWPIGMGKRFKGVYQLYKDEILLFSPHHGGRIAKAEIVKGLNNPHLDELLGYQAEELREEIELVKGASHEFDHGKYLRGEQTPVFFGSAINNFGIIELLDAFAEYAPGPRPRKAEQREVEPSEEKFAGFVFKIQANMDPAHRDRVAFMRICSGKFDKGMKMHHVRIGKSIQVANAITFQADSRKNVEEAYPGDIIGLHNHGTIQVGDTFTQGENLKFGGIPYFAPELFRRVVLKDPLRAKALQKGLVQLTEEGATQLFKPLKNNDLILGAVGILQFDVTAHRLKNEYNVECVYDASPINTVRWVSAKNPAKLEEFKNKAFENLAEDGGGYLVYLASSRVNLQLTEERWPDISFSATREL